The Aequorivita sublithincola DSM 14238 genome window below encodes:
- a CDS encoding GH3 family domain-containing protein, translating to MAILGSIIKAAIDLRGAIVSENSPTESQTEVLKKLLETAKDTAFGKYYGFAKILEAEDIQKIFAEKVPYFDYHEMETEWWSKTQEGLEDITWPGCPKYFARSSGTTGKTSKKIPVTDDMIEAIRTSGIKQVGALTNFDIASEFYDKEIMMLGSSTNLEAQNQFLEGEISGISASNIPFWFRGFYKPGEEIALMEDWDEKVETICKRAKDWDIGALSGIPSWMELMMKKVMEYHGAKNIHEVWPNLKVYTTGGVAFQPYEKSFNQLLAHPIIVIDTYLASEGFLAFQNRPDTTSMKLVTDNGIYFEFVPFKPEYINEDGSLSQDAPALTLAEVETDTDYVLIISTVSGAWRYLIGDTIAFTDVEKAEIKITGRTKFFLNVVGSQLSVNKMEVALREMEDKFDIKIPEFTLAAVKINDEFHHHWYLGTETDINSEEIAQALDEALKEANKNYEVARSKALKGVKVTTVSTEVFQEWNAKNKKKGGQVKMEKVMGEEKFADWEAFVKAETSK from the coding sequence ATGGCAATACTCGGTTCAATTATAAAAGCAGCGATCGACCTTCGAGGAGCAATAGTTTCAGAAAATTCTCCTACTGAATCACAAACTGAAGTACTTAAAAAACTTCTTGAAACGGCAAAAGACACGGCTTTCGGTAAATATTACGGTTTTGCTAAAATTCTTGAAGCAGAAGATATTCAGAAAATATTTGCTGAAAAAGTTCCCTATTTCGATTATCACGAAATGGAAACGGAATGGTGGAGCAAAACTCAAGAAGGTTTAGAAGATATTACTTGGCCCGGATGCCCAAAATATTTTGCACGAAGTAGCGGAACAACTGGAAAAACCTCTAAAAAAATTCCTGTAACTGATGACATGATAGAAGCCATTCGCACTTCAGGAATTAAACAAGTTGGTGCATTGACAAATTTTGATATCGCTTCAGAATTTTATGATAAGGAGATAATGATGCTTGGTAGTAGCACAAATTTGGAGGCACAAAATCAATTTCTGGAAGGCGAGATAAGCGGAATTAGTGCAAGCAATATTCCCTTTTGGTTTCGTGGATTCTACAAACCAGGTGAAGAAATTGCCTTAATGGAAGATTGGGACGAAAAAGTAGAAACCATCTGCAAGCGAGCGAAAGACTGGGATATTGGCGCATTAAGCGGGATTCCTTCCTGGATGGAATTGATGATGAAAAAAGTAATGGAATATCACGGCGCAAAGAATATTCACGAGGTTTGGCCCAACTTGAAAGTTTATACTACTGGCGGCGTAGCTTTTCAACCCTATGAAAAGAGTTTTAATCAATTGTTGGCGCATCCTATAATTGTTATTGATACGTATCTGGCTTCCGAAGGCTTTTTGGCTTTTCAAAATAGACCCGATACTACTTCAATGAAACTGGTTACGGACAATGGAATTTATTTTGAATTTGTTCCCTTCAAACCTGAATATATTAACGAGGACGGTTCACTATCCCAAGATGCTCCTGCCCTAACCCTGGCAGAAGTTGAGACAGACACAGATTATGTTTTGATTATTAGTACCGTTTCAGGTGCTTGGCGTTATTTAATTGGAGATACAATCGCTTTTACAGATGTTGAAAAAGCAGAGATTAAAATTACGGGACGTACTAAATTCTTCCTAAACGTAGTAGGTTCACAACTTTCGGTAAATAAAATGGAAGTCGCTTTACGCGAAATGGAGGATAAATTTGATATAAAAATCCCAGAATTTACTTTAGCCGCAGTGAAAATTAACGATGAATTTCATCATCACTGGTATTTGGGAACTGAAACCGATATTAATTCTGAAGAAATCGCGCAGGCTTTGGATGAAGCTTTAAAAGAGGCCAATAAAAACTACGAAGTTGCACGTTCTAAAGCTTTGAAAGGCGTAAAAGTAACTACCGTGAGTACTGAAGTATTCCAAGAATGGAATGCCAAAAACAAAAAGAAAGGCGGACAGGTAAA
- the rluF gene encoding 23S rRNA pseudouridine(2604) synthase RluF, producing MNHPDSVRINKAISDSGFCSRREADTLIEKGRVTINGEKSTLGDRVMPGDTVCVDGKPIAENTKEVFIMLNKPVGITCTTDTRFDDNVVDFVNHPERIFPVGRLDKPSEGLLLLTNEGDIVNKILRAGNAHEKEYIVKVDRHVTDEFIKRMGSGIPILDTVTKRCKVERISRFEFKIFLVQGLNRQIRRMCEYLGYEVVALQRIRIMNLVLGDLPVGEWRDLTSEELKTLRDSVKDSDGMPKVYGKESRQIKEEPKKPEVIRREERNLKREQKSTGGRRRRGTN from the coding sequence ATGAACCATCCAGATTCCGTTAGAATAAACAAAGCCATTAGCGATAGTGGATTTTGCTCTCGTCGCGAAGCCGATACGTTAATTGAAAAAGGTCGCGTAACTATAAATGGAGAAAAAAGCACCCTTGGCGATAGAGTTATGCCCGGTGATACCGTTTGTGTGGATGGAAAACCAATTGCCGAAAACACGAAGGAAGTGTTCATAATGCTGAACAAACCAGTTGGAATAACTTGCACTACAGATACCCGTTTTGATGATAATGTAGTGGATTTTGTAAATCATCCCGAACGAATTTTTCCCGTTGGAAGATTGGACAAACCTAGTGAAGGATTACTTTTGTTGACGAATGAAGGCGATATTGTAAACAAAATTCTTCGCGCTGGCAACGCACACGAAAAAGAATACATTGTAAAAGTTGATAGACACGTTACTGACGAATTTATAAAAAGAATGGGCTCGGGAATTCCAATTTTGGACACGGTAACTAAACGTTGCAAAGTAGAACGCATTAGCCGTTTTGAATTTAAAATATTTTTGGTTCAAGGCTTAAATAGACAGATTCGTAGAATGTGCGAATATTTGGGGTATGAAGTTGTTGCGCTACAGCGAATCCGAATTATGAATTTAGTATTGGGAGATTTACCAGTAGGAGAGTGGCGAGACCTTACTTCGGAAGAGTTGAAAACACTAAGAGATTCAGTAAAGGATAGCGATGGAATGCCAAAAGTTTACGGAAAAGAAAGTCGACAAATAAAAGAAGAGCCTAAAAAACCGGAAGTTATTAGACGAGAAGAACGAAATTTAAAAAGAGAGCAGAAAAGCACAGGGGGAAGACGAAGAAGAGGTACGAATTAA
- the sucC gene encoding ADP-forming succinate--CoA ligase subunit beta — protein MNLHEYQGKEILNSFGVEIQRGIVATTPKEAVEAAKKLTETTGTGWHVIKAQVHAGGRGKGGGVKLAKNLQEVETIAGNIIGMDLVTPQTSAEGKRVHQVLVTEDVYYPGDSEPEEYYMSVLLNRSTGRNMIMYSTEGGMDIETVAEETPHLIFTEEVDPAVGLLGFQARRVAFNLGLSGKAFKEMTKFVTALYKAYNESDSSLFEINPVLKTSDDRIIAVDAKVSIDDNALFRHKDYMEMRDKREENPVEVEAQEKGLNYVDLDGNVGCMVNGAGLAMATMDLIKQAGGEPANFLDVGGTANAERVEAAFKLILKDPNVKAILVNIFGGIVRCDRVAQGIIDAYKNMGTINVPIIVRLQGTNADVAKKMIDDSGLDVQSAIEFQEAADKVKAVLA, from the coding sequence ATGAATTTACACGAATACCAAGGAAAAGAAATCTTAAACAGTTTTGGCGTTGAAATACAACGCGGCATCGTGGCAACTACTCCAAAAGAGGCAGTAGAAGCCGCAAAAAAACTTACAGAAACAACCGGAACGGGCTGGCACGTAATTAAGGCTCAAGTTCACGCAGGTGGTCGTGGTAAAGGTGGTGGTGTAAAACTTGCGAAGAACTTACAAGAAGTTGAAACGATTGCAGGAAACATCATTGGGATGGATCTTGTAACTCCACAAACTTCTGCTGAAGGGAAACGAGTTCATCAAGTTTTGGTTACTGAAGATGTTTATTACCCTGGTGATAGCGAGCCAGAAGAATATTATATGAGTGTTCTTTTAAACCGCTCTACAGGAAGAAACATGATTATGTATTCTACCGAAGGTGGAATGGATATTGAAACCGTTGCTGAAGAAACTCCGCATTTAATTTTTACTGAAGAAGTTGATCCAGCTGTTGGCCTTTTGGGCTTTCAAGCTAGAAGAGTCGCTTTCAACCTTGGATTGAGCGGCAAAGCCTTTAAGGAAATGACAAAATTTGTTACTGCACTTTACAAAGCATATAATGAATCTGATTCTTCTCTTTTCGAAATAAATCCTGTTTTAAAAACAAGTGACGATAGAATTATTGCGGTTGATGCTAAAGTGAGTATTGACGACAATGCACTTTTCCGTCATAAAGATTATATGGAAATGCGCGACAAACGCGAGGAAAATCCTGTAGAAGTTGAAGCACAAGAAAAAGGACTAAACTATGTGGATCTTGACGGAAACGTTGGTTGTATGGTTAATGGCGCCGGACTTGCAATGGCAACAATGGATCTTATTAAGCAAGCTGGTGGTGAGCCTGCAAACTTTCTTGACGTAGGTGGAACTGCAAATGCTGAGCGAGTTGAAGCTGCTTTCAAATTAATTTTGAAAGACCCGAACGTAAAAGCAATTTTGGTAAATATTTTTGGTGGAATCGTACGTTGCGACCGTGTGGCACAAGGAATTATTGACGCTTATAAAAATATGGGAACTATCAATGTGCCTATCATTGTGCGTTTACAAGGAACAAATGCAGATGTTGCAAAGAAAATGATTGATGACAGCGGATTGGATGTTCAAAGTGCGATTGAATTTCAAGAAGCTGCAGATAAAGTGAAAGCTGTATTGGCCTAA
- a CDS encoding Hsp20/alpha crystallin family protein, with protein MKTVNKNNMWLPGLLDNLFLENRLDGLNNYETFSNPAINIIENLPNFVVELAVPGLKKEDFTIEFEEDTLKVASKKVEEKKEETDSKFRRREFNFKSFERSFKLPENIKTEDIQANYENGILRVTLPKMEEKKVLKKMVEIS; from the coding sequence ATGAAAACAGTTAATAAAAACAATATGTGGTTGCCAGGACTTTTGGACAATTTATTTTTAGAGAATCGTCTTGATGGCTTAAATAATTATGAAACATTTAGCAATCCAGCGATAAATATCATCGAAAATTTGCCGAATTTTGTAGTCGAATTGGCAGTGCCTGGATTAAAGAAAGAAGATTTTACCATTGAATTTGAGGAAGATACACTAAAAGTGGCCTCTAAGAAGGTAGAAGAGAAGAAAGAAGAAACTGATTCTAAATTTAGAAGAAGGGAATTCAATTTTAAGAGTTTTGAACGCTCTTTTAAACTTCCAGAAAACATAAAAACTGAAGATATTCAGGCCAATTACGAAAATGGAATCCTGAGAGTCACGCTTCCAAAGATGGAAGAAAAGAAAGTATTGAAGAAAATGGTTGAGATTTCATAA
- a CDS encoding DUF2254 domain-containing protein — translation MKHFFIRIATFFRTVKSKIAFYPSLIATAGFFLALGMIILEKQGISRKIIDVFPMLMVEDGDTALNVLSTCIGGLISMMVFSFSMVMLLLSQASSNFSPRLLPGLISNKRHQIILGVFLATIVYNIFTLFSVNTSEEKYTLPGFSILLGVFFTIVCLSAFIFFIHNISQSIQINNIMDGIYAEAIDRLNEVIEAEEKASKMLVAHFPDTTEWHSYTSNRSGYFQNISIKNITDICKENDVRVYITVPKGLFVLKNNSVLKTSKLLDKKIVDDIFSNINFARGEYIRDNYTLAFKQITEIAVKAMSPGINDPGTAVNAIDYLTELFALRMKKNDTGVLITENEAHIKIAIIQFKELLYNVMASLRTYCKHDPIVVQKLIWMLKYLQNQPVEDKSYTTEITEELDVLISDMDFDSKKDDRILRALAGLKKES, via the coding sequence ATGAAACATTTCTTTATACGAATTGCTACTTTTTTTAGAACTGTAAAAAGTAAAATTGCTTTTTATCCATCACTTATAGCGACAGCAGGATTCTTCCTAGCTTTAGGAATGATTATTTTAGAGAAACAAGGTATTTCTAGAAAAATAATCGATGTTTTCCCTATGCTAATGGTGGAAGATGGTGATACTGCGCTTAATGTGCTGAGTACGTGTATTGGTGGCCTAATTTCTATGATGGTTTTCAGTTTTTCAATGGTGATGCTATTGTTGAGTCAGGCATCGAGTAATTTTTCGCCGCGCTTGCTTCCAGGACTTATTTCTAACAAAAGACATCAAATTATATTAGGTGTTTTTTTAGCGACAATCGTTTATAATATATTTACCCTTTTTTCTGTAAATACTAGCGAAGAGAAATATACTCTTCCTGGTTTTTCTATACTTCTAGGTGTTTTCTTTACTATTGTTTGTCTTTCAGCTTTTATATTTTTCATTCATAATATTTCGCAAAGCATTCAGATAAATAATATAATGGACGGAATTTATGCTGAGGCGATAGATCGACTAAATGAAGTTATTGAAGCCGAAGAGAAAGCTTCTAAAATGCTTGTTGCGCATTTTCCAGATACTACGGAATGGCACAGTTATACTTCTAATAGAAGTGGTTATTTTCAGAATATTTCAATTAAAAACATAACCGATATTTGTAAAGAGAATGATGTTCGTGTTTATATAACGGTGCCAAAAGGCTTGTTTGTTTTGAAGAACAATTCAGTTTTAAAAACGAGTAAACTGCTGGATAAAAAGATTGTAGATGATATATTTTCAAATATAAATTTCGCGCGAGGAGAATACATTCGCGACAATTATACCTTAGCGTTTAAACAAATTACCGAGATTGCTGTAAAAGCAATGTCGCCTGGAATAAATGATCCAGGAACCGCTGTTAACGCTATTGATTATTTAACCGAACTCTTTGCGCTTCGAATGAAAAAGAATGATACAGGCGTACTAATAACTGAGAATGAAGCTCATATAAAAATTGCCATTATCCAATTTAAAGAATTGCTTTATAACGTTATGGCTTCTTTGCGCACCTATTGCAAACACGATCCGATAGTAGTGCAAAAATTGATTTGGATGTTGAAGTATTTACAAAATCAACCAGTAGAAGACAAATCATATACAACGGAAATTACAGAAGAATTGGATGTTTTAATAAGCGATATGGATTTTGATTCTAAAAAAGACGACCGTATTTTAAGAGCCTTAGCGGGATTGAAAAAAGAGTCATAA